GTGCAATGTGGGGGATGAGGAACTGAAAGAAGGGACATCTCATGGTGTTAAAGTCCTCTATAAGTTCCCCTGGGGCTCAGAGACCCTGGAGACACTGTGGAGCCTGGGGGACACCCTACTGCTGAAGACTCACCAAGGAACTTGTACAAAACTACAGGTCAGAGCAAATAGTGTTTAAGTTTAATGAATTTTACTAACTTTcccctccccccaaaaaaattatatatatatatgtgtgtgtgtgtgtgtgtgtaataaatatatatattttagtgctgggcaacgataaTTTGTTTTTTCAATCACAtgattgtgattaatcgcattgttatgcaGAAGAATAATAACGCATTCAAAAgcagtgtattgtgcactttttttatttaaaagtactgctatatgaacaaaagtgctaTAACATTTGGTttacaaacactttaaacaaataaggtgcttttttacagcagtattcctttttCATAGTAGCTATTACGCCCTACGCCTAGGGGTAGTAAAAAGAACACTTAACAGGGCATAATAAAACTCGGTGGTGGTAATGATGCTTaacctaaataatttgatcgggagcatccctTCCTGTgtcccatgatttgtctgtatgtgtattcagagccaatgAGCTATAATAATTCTTTCACTtgtccagccctaatatatatatatatataagccataAAGTGTAGTACACaagatacaattttttttctagAAATCATTATTTAACAACTCTCTGTTGAAGAAAATTATGATCATGTAACTTTCAGTGCAGAGATGGAAGAAAGTCTGTAGTTCCTCATGTCATCTCTATCAGTGCAAATGTGGATAGAGGGATGCTGGCTTACCTATATAACTCATTTCAATTGCTGAAGAAACCTGACAACAAACAAAAGCTTCATCAGAGGATGGtaagcatcatctcttctcaggtgttctggatccagactggagcttgtgtaaatcctacatccggtggcaaaacatagaaacaaaatagagacatcattagcatagctgctgatccaacaaagtaaaattagtttaacccaagctaatgaataaaaatgcacatttgatcagatgcaactacactcacaatttaaaagatacattattcgtatgcttggcgaaagagatgtgtttttaatctagatttaaacagagagagtgtgtctgaaccccgaacattatcaggaaggctattccagagtttgggagccaaatgtgaaaaagctctacctccttttagtggactttgctatcaaCATGtgtattgaaaatagcagaggaccttggacagatccttgtggcactccatattttactggtgataaatgagatgactccccatttaattAAACAAAGTGTTAGCAATCAGACAGGAAGGATCTAAACCAACTTATAGCCtgccttgaatacctgtatagttttgtaatcgatctatgagtatgtcatgatctatggtgtcaaatgcagcactaagatcaagtaaaactagcaatgagatacagccttgatctgacgcaagaaacaagtcatttgtaattttaacaagtgcagtttctgtgctatggtggggcctgaaacctgatcTGATAAACTTGCAATAGATGGGTGCAatagatgaaactgaagtattaaacACTGTAtaatcttaattttattattgtatttctgatgttatctattttatcagtaaagAAATTCATAGTCGTTACTTTTAAACATTGATGGAATATTTAAAttgggtggcgtctggttatttgttaatctagccactgtgctaaataaaaaccttggattgttttggttattttcaattagTTTGTGGAAATGCccggccctggcagtttttagagcctgtctaaagctggacatactgtttttctacACAATTCTAAacacttccaagttagtttttctccatttgcactcaagactatgagtttctttcttgagagagttgatattactgttataccatggcacagtgcGTTTTTCtcaaacctttttcaatttgatggggcaacagcttctaatgtattagagaaaatagtgtccatgttgccagtcatttcgtctagttcatgtgtatttttgggtacacatagcagttgagataaatcaggcaggttgcTTGCCGATCTGTCTTTGGTgcctggaacaatagttctgcctaGACTGTAATGCTGAGCcgtatagttaatatcagtgatatgcagcatgcatgatacaatgaaatggtcagtaacatcatcactttgaggtacaatatctatttcggtaagatcgattccatgcaatataattaaatatagcgTACAGTCTGCATTAATTGACACAATATTAGGTAATAGTGGGTCTAGAGCTGATAAACTGATCTATTTCACAATTTAACCATATGAAGCAGATTTCAGTAAAATGATGGGTGCACAACAATACACTCTTAAATATAAAGGTGCTTCACAGTGCCATAGAAGAAAagttttgtctaaatggttccataaagaacttttaacatctgaAAAACCTTGGAAttcaaaaaatattcatattcaaaaaaaattggaattctataaattaatacttttatttaacaagtatgtgttaaattgatcaaaagtgatgataaagacatttataatgttacaaaagataatttcagataaatgcggttcttctgaactttctattcatcatagaaACTTGAAACAATTCAactccgctgttttcaacataataataataataataacaactgttTTTTAAGGAACAAATCAGCATCGTCTTGGTGATGTTGACAACACAAACCACCTAGGGTGGGTCAAAGTAGATTTTGCTGACCAGTGTTTTCTATGTTTGTTCAGGTTTTGAAGCTGCATCCCACTTTAACTCCAGTGAAAGTAGGCTTGGATATGGGACGAGGCTCCAGTTCTGAGCTTAGACAGGTACCAAAGGACAAACAGAGTATTGTTATTCTAATTTCTATTTAATGTTATAAATACCATACAAAAGTTCAGAGTCAGTATTCAGtaagtttttgttgtgttttttaggaattgTTTTACCTGAAAGGATgcaataattcataaaaaataaaattctgtactACATTTTCAAATTCAAGGTGGCAGTGAATCTAATTATTAGCAAACAAATATTAGTCAAAATGGAAAGAGAAAAGCTGATCTAAAATATTCTGATGCACAATACACAAtattcaaaatcttttttttattattatttttgtttaaattcccCCTTTCGGGTTGATTTTCACACAAAGTGAAATTCACACTAATACGTCCTCTGTAATAGAATTATGCTGTAAAAATTATTTCCTgctgtaaaatataattacatctcaaataataatatttgataatattatatattaatattaataatattataataaaatgaactgcatttattagctaaaaaaaaaaagtctcaaatgTTAGTTTATGCAGTCACAACATAATTTAGCCCTAAAAAATTTAGGACTGACACTTGAACCTTTTCCATTTAAGTTGACcatgaaatgtaaaattttagCAGTCTTTTGAATGTAAGTAAAAATCTGTAATCTGGTGATTTTTGCTATAAATGTACCACTTGAGATGGATTCCCCCTAAGACAAATGTCTCTCTTAAGGTTTGTGATGGTTTGTTCCAAGAGTTTCTTGAAGCTGGAATTTCCACATGGCCTGGATACATGGACACAATGTCATTATCTCTGGAGAATTTACACACAAAGTAACTAACTCTGTCCACACTAACTGAACAATACTAAGTAAagcttttgaaaaaatattttattaaattgtatttattctgcAGGTATGATGAGATGGGTGTCCTTTTCACAGTGATGGTTAGTGAAACCACACTAAAAGGTGGCCTTCTGCTGGTCCGTAACAGAGACACCACCATCAGAGAGACTATGCACATCTCAGAAATCAAATTATTTCTCCTCAAATATATATCTGCCTCAGAGAATTTCTGACTTTTATCATTTTAATCTCATATTGCAATGTGGTTGATATGATAATTGTGTCAGAAATTATGTAACTCTTACAAAATTGTTACTCTGCTTATGTAAAATGCTATTTGTAtgccatttgtaaaaaaaaaaaaaaaaaaaattaatacatttgagaaaaaaaattattatatgtatgtgtttgtatgtatatataaatgtatatatgtatgcaaaGATTTCATGTAAAACTGTATCATAAGCAGTACCATcctgaaatttaatttatttctatgcTAATTAACCTACTGTATTTCCAACATTTGGGAAAGTTTGtaaaaaatgaaatggaaaaactAGAAATTGTACAAAAAGTAGGATATTAACTTGTAATGTTTAGATTACATTTAAGGATGTGTGCATTatgccataaaaaaaataaaatgattgaaaAGGTGGCTTTTTGTTGCGTATTATAGGCTAGACCTAGttttaacacatttttgtttgtttttttttcatattaatgtcCCAAATTATGAAAGACTTGAaacttacatttaataatttgctTGAGTAGGTCACACATTTATTCATTATCTGTCCTTTttcaacatattttattcccataTACAGAGCCCATGACATTCCAAAAATTGTCAGTGAATTAAGAAATTTAGCACTTTATGTTCCTTTGTATTAATTAAAAcgtgtttaaataataatgaatccaTTTAAGCATAGAAATGCAGCATCAAACAGCAGCGTGGTTACTGACAGTCCActtcatatgaaaaaaaaaaaaacatatattaggcCTATAAGATCAGCATTTGAACACGATAATAAACACAAGAATTATCTGCTTGAtgacactgttatttttattattgcgaagtgagatgaatatatatatatatatatatatatacacacacacacacacacacacacatatatatatatatatatatatacacacacacacacacacacatactcatatGGGTAGTTGACGTGACGTGGCTTTTTCTCCGTCCCAgtagataaaaaataatttatttaacattttcatcaTTTAGAATACTGTAAATGGTTAAACATTTTCTtgttttacattaatttgtttgtttttacattaatgttttcAGACCACTGAAGTTAAGTTTTTCATCCTTTGGTGTGACACCCctaaatttcagtttttaattcaaatttgtattttttactgcATGACTATGTAATATTATGCAAATGTATCATGCTAATTGCTAATGACAATTCAGCTAGTATTAGCATTGATATTAACTGCCACAAAAGCTCAAATGTCCTTTGGTGTGACAGGAAATGTCCTTTGGTGTGACACTTTGGCCTGTCACACCATAGGACACAGATGTCACACAATAGGACAAGACCTCCTTAAGAAGCTATTAAAGCAAATAGATAAAGTTTGGGAAAACATAGTAGGTCATGAGTTCATAATTAAGTACACATTACATTAATTTCTCTGTTGATCCATTCATCTGTATTCTATCAGTATTTCAAACAGATATCACGAAATGAAGGTTCTCAGGGAATtggatat
This is a stretch of genomic DNA from Carassius carassius chromosome 10, fCarCar2.1, whole genome shotgun sequence. It encodes these proteins:
- the polg2 gene encoding DNA polymerase subunit gamma-2, mitochondrial isoform X2, with amino-acid sequence MVNIGAFQEIFNQDSLSKKEAYQKIETLMKDSVSVRTSLLQGALKQYIQALGLVNRTLPFGLAETGLCHHSDSQLRHSSGCSFEVTKSSLVWFCSPRTSSQWMDYWAHQRLQWWRKFALGPSDFEMCNVGDEELKEGTSHGVKVLYKFPWGSETLETLWSLGDTLLLKTHQGTCTKLQCRDGRKSVVPHVISISANVDRGMLAYLYNSFQLLKKPDNKQKLHQRMVLKLHPTLTPVKVGLDMGRGSSSELRQVCDGLFQEFLEAGISTWPGYMDTMSLSLENLHTKYDEMGVLFTVMVSETTLKGGLLLVRNRDTTIRETMHISEIKLFLLKYISASENF